A section of the Candidatus Hydrogenedens sp. genome encodes:
- a CDS encoding alpha-amylase family glycosyl hydrolase, whose product MEFLKSQDWYPVSFLWNRRAWEDWDPQQIFKEMEQTLSEKERKSLWIRSLVEKVNQLNSHRVDFSYWSQGELRALEIITEVFRYIIHYYGMRVKSAPFLELGDLIQEEYSEKIFDVLTKWLNEFPPEDYFRKKCQHDVFFSREPRGDSALEHLLQEVLLGWITNQNPAGKKYNVLFSDDLLKEQEPYYPKLIDKAETILTTWPPLPETRRNLWDTLWEPIRACPHSLEEQLNYIRKNWSFFLPASLLIDIDIIWGIIQEERQWRGFGKGPSDVLDFNLLKRLGYEEYEAFSPDRDWMPNLVLIAKSTYVWLSQLSRKYQRTIKHLDDIPDEELDQLAEWGFSGLWLIGVWERSEASKKIKRMTGNPEALASAYSLYDYEIAEDLGGEQALRRLQERAFQRGIRLASDMVPNHFGIYSRWIVEHPGWFIQSPYPPFPSYRFNGPNLSLHPDIGIQIEDGYWDNSDAAVVFKWQNYRTGEVRYIYHGNDGTHMPWNDTAQLNFLLSEVREAVKRNILHVARMFPIIRFDAAMTLTKRHFQRLWFPAPGEGGAIPSRAEYGMTREEFDKYFPKEFWREVVDVVAEETPDTLLLAEAFWLLEGYFVRTLGMHRVYNSAFMNMLKMEDNAKYRQTIKNVLEFSPPILQRFVNFMNNPDEETAVAQFGKGDKYFGVATMMVTLPGLPMFGHGQIEGFTEKYGMEYPRAYWDELPDEDLIRRHEREIFPLMKKRHLFSGSRNFTLYDFITPEGWVDENVFAYTNREGLERALIFYNNSYNTTRGRIYRSTPINVGSAENPELITHTLGEALGFKSEPGIFYIFHDFRKGLDYIYTGSHLCNNGIYLELQGYEYAVFLDWREVYDRDGIWGKIAEVLAGKGVYNIENLYHEFLFSDVIGPFEEVMNPELIGPLIKGEEVDRERLTRALEIFWSAVARRIQYPFPINPWVEETIDDESRKIYHRYIEFCKIEDEPEIQSYLGTRLAFYSSEQLRLSRIFTVWNLLRKLGGLALMLLGPPSYESNEISSITAQWLKEWHLTQVIAKGFSALGLDKSTAEKEAEIIRICIEHAERLTYLQRGPWAPHLYPIFSDKGVQDILGVHEYGGRTWFIKENFEDLLFALFTTLWLVRYPWSPRDREQLSACLANIHELIMASSETEYDYNWLFEALK is encoded by the coding sequence ATGGAGTTTTTGAAATCTCAGGATTGGTACCCAGTAAGTTTTTTATGGAATAGAAGAGCATGGGAGGATTGGGACCCACAACAGATATTTAAGGAGATGGAACAAACTCTTTCAGAAAAAGAGCGTAAGTCTTTATGGATTCGCTCTCTGGTAGAGAAGGTAAATCAGTTAAATTCTCACCGTGTAGATTTTTCATATTGGTCGCAAGGTGAATTGCGAGCTCTGGAAATTATAACGGAGGTGTTTCGCTACATCATTCATTATTATGGAATGAGAGTTAAATCGGCACCATTCTTAGAATTGGGTGACCTTATACAGGAAGAATATTCTGAAAAAATATTTGATGTATTAACAAAGTGGCTAAATGAATTTCCGCCAGAAGATTATTTTCGAAAGAAATGTCAACATGATGTATTTTTTTCAAGAGAACCTCGTGGCGATTCCGCTTTGGAGCATCTTTTACAAGAAGTTCTATTGGGATGGATAACAAATCAAAATCCTGCAGGCAAAAAGTATAACGTTTTATTTTCTGATGATTTATTAAAGGAACAGGAACCTTACTATCCAAAATTGATTGACAAAGCGGAAACTATTTTAACCACATGGCCTCCTCTTCCAGAAACAAGACGAAATTTATGGGATACACTATGGGAACCGATTCGTGCGTGTCCGCATTCTTTAGAAGAACAACTGAATTATATCCGCAAGAATTGGAGTTTTTTCTTACCTGCTTCACTATTGATAGATATAGATATTATTTGGGGTATTATTCAGGAGGAAAGGCAGTGGCGAGGTTTTGGGAAAGGACCTTCAGATGTCCTTGATTTTAATTTGTTGAAACGTTTAGGTTATGAGGAGTATGAGGCATTTTCGCCGGATCGCGACTGGATGCCAAATCTCGTTTTGATTGCGAAGTCAACTTATGTTTGGTTGTCTCAACTATCGAGGAAGTATCAACGGACTATTAAACATTTAGATGATATTCCAGATGAAGAATTAGACCAATTAGCGGAATGGGGATTTTCTGGGCTATGGCTTATTGGTGTATGGGAACGTTCGGAGGCGTCAAAGAAGATAAAAAGGATGACAGGAAATCCAGAAGCATTAGCGTCGGCATATTCATTGTATGATTATGAAATTGCAGAGGACCTCGGAGGGGAACAGGCATTAAGACGACTTCAAGAGCGTGCATTTCAGAGAGGCATCCGTTTAGCAAGTGATATGGTTCCTAATCACTTTGGGATTTATTCACGCTGGATAGTTGAACATCCGGGCTGGTTTATTCAGTCGCCGTATCCTCCATTTCCTTCATATCGCTTTAACGGTCCTAACCTGTCATTGCACCCGGATATAGGTATTCAAATTGAGGATGGGTATTGGGACAATTCTGATGCTGCTGTTGTTTTTAAGTGGCAAAATTATAGGACTGGAGAAGTTCGATATATATATCATGGAAACGATGGCACACACATGCCCTGGAATGACACCGCACAGTTGAATTTTCTATTGTCTGAGGTCCGAGAAGCAGTGAAGAGAAACATTTTACATGTAGCACGTATGTTCCCAATTATACGATTTGATGCAGCGATGACACTTACAAAGCGGCATTTCCAGAGATTATGGTTTCCTGCTCCGGGAGAAGGTGGGGCTATTCCATCCCGTGCAGAATATGGGATGACGCGTGAAGAGTTTGATAAATATTTTCCAAAAGAGTTCTGGCGTGAAGTAGTGGATGTGGTTGCGGAAGAGACTCCCGATACTTTGCTGTTGGCAGAGGCTTTCTGGTTGCTGGAAGGATACTTTGTTCGCACACTCGGCATGCACCGTGTCTATAACAGTGCTTTTATGAATATGCTTAAAATGGAGGATAACGCAAAGTATCGTCAGACAATAAAAAATGTGTTGGAATTCAGTCCACCCATTTTACAGAGATTTGTGAACTTTATGAATAATCCTGATGAAGAAACGGCTGTCGCCCAGTTTGGTAAAGGTGATAAATATTTTGGGGTTGCTACAATGATGGTGACACTTCCGGGACTGCCTATGTTCGGACACGGACAGATTGAGGGTTTTACTGAAAAGTATGGTATGGAATATCCGCGTGCCTACTGGGATGAATTGCCTGATGAGGATTTAATTCGTAGGCACGAACGAGAGATATTCCCGTTAATGAAGAAGCGACATCTTTTTAGTGGATCTAGAAATTTTACTTTATATGATTTTATTACACCGGAGGGCTGGGTAGATGAAAATGTATTTGCCTACACAAATCGAGAAGGATTAGAACGAGCCTTAATCTTCTATAACAATTCTTATAATACCACGCGCGGTCGTATTTATCGTTCTACTCCAATTAATGTAGGGTCTGCAGAAAATCCGGAACTTATAACTCATACATTAGGGGAAGCATTGGGATTTAAGTCGGAGCCGGGAATCTTTTATATTTTTCATGATTTTAGAAAAGGTTTAGATTACATTTATACAGGTTCTCATTTATGTAATAACGGAATTTATCTTGAGCTGCAAGGATATGAATATGCAGTTTTTTTAGACTGGCGTGAAGTTTACGACCGTGATGGAATCTGGGGTAAGATAGCGGAGGTTCTGGCTGGTAAAGGTGTTTATAACATAGAGAATCTATATCATGAGTTTTTATTCTCGGATGTAATAGGACCCTTTGAAGAGGTTATGAATCCTGAATTGATAGGACCTCTAATCAAAGGAGAAGAGGTAGATAGAGAACGGTTAACAAGGGCATTAGAGATTTTTTGGTCTGCAGTTGCACGGAGAATCCAATATCCATTTCCCATAAACCCCTGGGTAGAAGAGACAATAGATGATGAGAGCCGTAAAATCTATCATAGATATATTGAGTTTTGTAAAATTGAGGATGAACCTGAGATACAATCGTATTTGGGGACTCGACTTGCTTTCTATAGTTCTGAACAATTAAGGTTGTCTCGAATTTTTACTGTTTGGAACTTGTTGCGTAAGTTAGGTGGGCTTGCGTTGATGTTGCTCGGACCTCCTTCTTATGAGTCTAATGAGATTTCATCAATTACAGCACAATGGCTCAAAGAATGGCACTTAACACAAGTGATTGCAAAAGGCTTTTCCGCATTAGGTTTAGATAAATCCACAGCGGAGAAAGAAGCCGAAATTATCCGTATTTGTATTGAACATGCAGAACGATTGACATATCTACAACGAGGACCCTGGGCACCACATTTATATCCAATTTTTTCAGATAAAGGTGTCCAGGATATTCTTGGTGTTCATGAATATGGCGGAAGGACCTGGTTTATAAAAGAGAACTTCGAAGACCTTCTATTTGCCCTTTTTACAACATTATGGTTAGTCAGATATCCCTGGTCTCCAAGAGACCGGGAACAACTATCTGCTTGTCTCGCAAATATTCATGAATTGATTATGGCAAGCAGTGAAACGGAATATGACTATAACTGGCTATTCGAGGCACTCAAATAG